GGCCTTTACATCGCTCGAGCCCGGTTCTCGCACACCGGGTTTGGCCAACATCGCACTACTACGTCGGCCCGATGGCCTGGACCAGGAGACCTGGCTCACCCGCTGGCAACGCGACCACACGCGAGTGGCCATCGAGACACAGGCGACATTCGGCTACACCCAGAACTGGGTGGTAAGAGCACTCACCCCGAACGCACCGGGAATCGCGGGCGTCGTCGAAGAGTTGTTTCCAGCGGAGGCGACAACCGATCTGAAAGCCTTCTTCGGAGCCGCCGACGACGACGACCTACAGAACCGGATAGGCCGGATGGTCGCCAGCACAACCGCATTCGGTGCCAACCAGAACATCGACACCGTACCAACCAGCCGCTACGTGTTCACAACACCATTCAAGGATTGAGGACTTGAGATGACAACACTCGACGAAGCTGCGGCACTGGCCACGGCGGAACACGGCCTGGCGGTGGTCTCCACCGTTCGTGCCGACGGCACCGTGCAGGCTTCGCTGGTCAACATCGGTTTGTTGCCGCATCCAGCCAGCGCAGAGCCGTCCCTGGGATTTACCACCTACGGCAGGGTCAAGCTCGCCAACCTGCGGGCGCGCCCGCAACTGGCCGTCACGTTCCGTGATGGTTGGC
The nucleotide sequence above comes from Mycobacterium decipiens. Encoded proteins:
- a CDS encoding TIGR03618 family F420-dependent PPOX class oxidoreductase is translated as MTTLDEAAALATAEHGLAVVSTVRADGTVQASLVNIGLLPHPASAEPSLGFTTYGRVKLANLRARPQLAVTFRDGWQWATVEGRAELAGPDDPQPWLAGADRLRLLLRDVFSAAGGTHDDWDEYDRVMAKERRAVVLIAPTRVYSNG
- a CDS encoding EthD domain-containing protein, with translation MEKVVAVLRRPEPDDAWCARQRGEVADALLALGVAGLSVNVRDSAVRGSLMTLTTLNPPVAAVVSLWTQQCYGDQTAAALTLLARECDQLGAYLVTESVPLAFTSLEPGSRTPGLANIALLRRPDGLDQETWLTRWQRDHTRVAIETQATFGYTQNWVVRALTPNAPGIAGVVEELFPAEATTDLKAFFGAADDDDLQNRIGRMVASTTAFGANQNIDTVPTSRYVFTTPFKD